The following are from one region of the Corylus avellana chromosome ca1, CavTom2PMs-1.0 genome:
- the LOC132186811 gene encoding zinc finger protein ZAT9-like: MEKHKCKLCSRSFSNGRALGGHMRSHMMNLPIPEKPDYTPPPPPPPPPRQTTPHDQLSETESASSSSSSSEEEEDEEKGVFYGLRENPKRSIRLVDPEFSFAVDAGSVVLQDRESETESSKNPTRRRSKRTRNLDQKYLFHHHHHHQQQQQLLLKLQEQEEPEPVSSISDTTTEEDVAFCLMMLSRDQWKKKQEQDFEEEDEEEEEQQDQEDEAERSLEDSEESEEQLLKLSKARTRGKYKCETCNKTFRSYQALGGHRASHKKIKLVNSGRPIYEAEFEQEKKIHECPVCFRVFASGQALGGHKRTHVTGSANHRPPSVKISAKLGEALIDLNLPAPMDDDDISQIELSAVSDAEFVNPIRQ; this comes from the coding sequence aTGGAGAAGCACAAGTGTAAGCTATGCTCGAGGAGCTTCTCCAATGGCAGAGCTTTGGGGGGTCACATGAGGTCTCATATGATGAATCTTCCAATTCCTGAAAAACCAGACTACACGccaccgccgccgccgccgccgccgccacgGCAGACAACACCACACGACCAACTCAGTGAAACAGAGTCtgcttcatcatcatcatcatcttctgaggaggaggaggatgaagaAAAGGGTGTCTTTTATGGGCTGAGAGAGAACCCAAAGAGAAGCATTCGGTTGGTAGATCCTGAGTTTTCCTTTGCTGTGGATGCTGGCTCTGTTGTTCTTCAAGACAGAGAGAGCGAGACCGAGTCATCCAAGAACCCGACTCGGCGACGATCCAAGCGGACTCGGAATTTGGATCAAAAGTACCTCTttcaccaccatcatcatcatcagcagcagcagcagctgcTGCTGAAACTTCAAGAACAAGAAGAGCCGGAGCCGGTGAGTTCGATCTCCGACACAACCACTGAGGAAGATGTCGCCTTTTGCCTAATGATGCTCTCAAGGGACCaatggaagaagaagcaagaacAAGACTTcgaagaggaagatgaagaagaagaagaacaacaagACCAAGAAGACGAAGCAGAGAGATCCTTGGAGGACAGCGAAGAGTCCGAGGAACAACTTCTCAAGCTGTCAAAGGCTCGCACGCGAGGAAAGTACAAGTGCGAGACATGCAACAAAACGTTTCGATCTTATCAAGCACTTGGTGGGCACAGAGCGAGCCACAAGAAAATCAAGCTTGTGAATTCCGGTCGTCCCATTTACGAGGCAGAATTTGAGCAAGAGAAGAAGATTCACGAGTGCCCAGTTTGTTTCAGAGTTTTTGCGTCCGGACAAGCACTCGGCGGCCATAAGAGGACCCATGTAACAGGCTCAGCAAATCATCGGCCACCTTCTGTTAAAATTTCAGCCAAGCTTGGTGAAGCTTTGATAGATCTTAATCTCCCAGCTCCAATGGATGACGATGATATCAGCCAAATCGAGCTCTCTGCGGTTTCTGATGCAGAATTCGTCAACCCCATTAGGCAATGA
- the LOC132172189 gene encoding zinc finger protein ZAT9-like has protein sequence MALIVDQQTTFKHFCKICKKGFGCGRALGGHMRAHGIGDESGHIDDEDLASDWEEKLGGNGSVPPSNKRMYALRTNPNRLKSCRVCENCGKEFLSWKSFLEHGKCSSEDADSLISSPGSDGDDGRRGCGWSKRKRSLRGKVGNFNSNCPSSEEEDLANCLMMLSNATVDPVEAEAEESCASASKEDQERRNPMNNFITPISCRGPVDDNNNNNNKNKGVAKGLFECKACKKVFNSHQALGGHRASHKKVKGCFAARLDHNDDILAADDDVITHDDFFPTKSNSTPQFDQGYPNPSSSAPMSKRKSKVHECSICHRIFSSGQALGGHKRCHWITSNAPDTSNIAKFHPFQDQATEQANNNPNLLNLKLDLNLPAPVDQDPGGARRDQISTEIYLQSWIGTTAKDHVDKKEDHNCRDIVRRKVDNKNNDNINNNNNINNNDSNGSMQNLDDEADSSVKLAKLSELKDMNTSGGSSPWLQVGIGSTTDVAADP, from the exons ATGGCTTTGATTGTGGATCAACAAACAACCTTCAAGCACTTTTGCAAGATTTGCAAGAAAGGTTTTGGATGCGGAAGAGCCTTAGGAGGGCACATGAGGGCGCACGGAATAGGCGACGAGAGTGGGCACATCGACGACGAAGACCTGGCTAGCGATTGGGAGGAGAAGCTCGGTGGTAACGGCAGCGTTCCGCCTAGCAACAAGCGGATGTACGCCTTGAGAACGAACCCGAATCGGCTCAAGAGCTGCCGGGTTTGTGAGAATTGCGGTAAAGAATTCTTGTCGTGGAAATCTTTTCTTGAGCATGGGAAATGCAGCTCCGAAGACGCCGACTCCTTAATCTCATCCCCTGGCTCAGACGGTGATGATGGAAGAAGAGGGTGTGGGTGGTCCAAAAGAAAGAGATCATTGAGAGGTAAAGTGGGTAATTTCAATTCCAATTGCCCGTCTAGCGAGGAGGAAGACCTCGCGAATTGCTTAATGATGTTATCGAATGCCACCGTCGACCCG GTGGAGGCGGAGGCAGAAGAGTCTTGTGCTTCAGCTAGTAAAGAAGACCAGGAGAGAAGAAACCCCATGAATAATTTCATTACTCCAATTTCTTGTAGGGGTCCTGTAGAcgataataataacaacaacaacaagaacaagGGCGTGGCAAAAGGATTGTTCGAGTGCAAGGCATGCAAGAAAGTGTTCAATTCCCACCAAGCATTGGGCGGCCATAGAGCCAGCCACAAAAAGGTTAAAGGCTGTTTCGCAGCCAGGCTCGATCACAACGACGATATTTTAGCCGCCGACGACGACGTGATCACGCACGACGATTTCTTCCCAACAAAATCGAACTCCACCCCACAATTCGACCAAGGTTACCCTAATCCGTCGTCGTCGGCGCCCATGTCCAAGAGGAAATCGAAGGTGCACGAGTGCTCGATATGTCACCGGATTTTCTCGTCCGGGCAGGCGCTCGGCGGCCACAAGCGGTGCCATTGGATCACATCGAACGCGCCCGACACGTCCAATATAGCTAAGTTTCATCCGTTTCAAGATCAGGCGACCGAGCAAGCCAATAATAATCCAAACTTGCTCAATCTCAAGCTCGACCTTAACCTCCCGGCACCAGTTGATCAAGATCCTGGTGGAGCAAGGCGGGACCAAATATCTACAGAAATTTATTTACAGTCATGGATAGGTACTACTGCAAAAGATCATGTAGATAAAAAGGAAGATCATAATTGCCGCGACATCGTCCGTCGAAAGGTCGACAACAAAAACAACGACAAcattaacaacaacaacaacattaatAACAATGACAGCAATGGCTCAATGCAGAATTTGGATGATGAGGCAGACAGTAGTGTGAAGTTAGCTAAGCTAAGTGAGTTGAAGGACATGAACACGAGTGGGGGTTCCTCACCCTGGTTGCAGGTGGGGATTGGTTCAACTACTGATGTGGCAGCTGACCCATAA